The following is a genomic window from Sporosarcina jeotgali.
ATTCATCTTGGCGACAACAGAGCCTCACAAACTGCCGCTCACTATTATTTCCCGCTGTCAGCGATTTGACTTCAAACCGATTACTGCCGCAGAAATCGTGGAGCGCATGACGCACGTTTTAAAAGATGCGGACATTGAAGCTGACGCCAGTGCACTAAAAGTAATCGCACAAGCGGCTTCAGGCGGGATGCGGGATGCGCTCAGCATGCTGGACCAAGTTGTCTCTTTCAGTGGAGATCGAGTCACTGCAGAAGAGGCATTGCTTGTAACGGGATCTGTTGGAGAGGACATCTTCCTTCAGCTTGCAGAAGCTTTACTGACTAAAGACGCTGGTGCTGCACTGACATTATTAAACCAGCTCATTGCAGAAGGGAAAGATGTCTCCCGTCTAGCAGAGGATTTAATAACATTCTTCCGTGATTTACTGTTATTGCGGACGGCGCCTGATCTTACAGACTTACTGGAAGTCATTTCAGGGGACGAACGCTTTGTTGCCTTGGCGCAAGCGTTCGAGCCGGATACTTTATACGCCTATATCGACATCTTAGGAGTGACTCAGCAGGAAATGCGTTTCTCCAACCATGCGAAGGTGTATATTGAGTCTGCATTGTTGAAGATGGTGCAAACGCGAGGAACTTCAAATTCAGGAACGGGTGGTGCAGCTGCATCACCTGAGCTTGAACAAAAAATTGCCGCCTTGGAACGGATTGTTGCAGAATTGCAGCAACAACTCGCTAACGGAGGCGGACCTGCAGCACAAGCTGGGGAAAAAACACCGGCATTGCGCAAAAACTCTTCCAATAATGCGCGCGCATACAAGATTCCGACCGGCAAAGTCCATCAAGTGTTAAGTGCTGCAACTAAGCAGGACATTCAAGTGATCCGGGAAGAATGGGCACGCATGATGCAGACGATGCAGCGTTCACATTCCGCACTTCTTGAAGAAACAGAGCCAGTAGCAGCATCGGATAGTGCATTTGTGTTAAAATTCAAATATGAAATCCATTGTCTCATGGCGTCTGAAAACGCATCCCTCCGTTCAGGACTTGCGGAAGCGCTGCGTCAGCAAACCGGTAAAGCCTACGACGTGGTTTACGTCCCTGAAGAGGGATGGCTTAAAGTTCGAGAGGATTTCATCCGCAAAAGCGGGGTGTCTAAGCAACAGTCGCAACCAGAGGGGAATTCCGCTGCTGGCGGCGAACCAACTGATGCTTCAGTTTTTGATGAACCGCCGGCGTTTCTTGAAGGCGCAGAACTGACACAAGAGGATCCAATTGTATCAGAAGCAGAAAAATTGTTTGGTAAAGAATTTATTACCGTCCATGACGAGTAACTTAACTAAAAGAGGAGGAAATAATAATGCGTGGTATGGGAAATATGCAAGGTATGATGAAGCAAATGCAAAAGATGCAAAAGCAAATGGGTGAGGCTCAAGAAAAATTAGGTGAAGAGCGCTTAGAAGGAGCAG
Proteins encoded in this region:
- the dnaX gene encoding DNA polymerase III subunit gamma/tau; the protein is MSYQAFYRVYRPQTFHEMSGQQHVKQTLQNALLHNKTTHAYLFSGPRGTGKTSAAKIFAKALNCENGPAKEPCNECETCRTITEGSNTDVIEFDAASNSRVEEMRDIIEKVRYAPASSKYKVYIIDEVHMLSNSAFNALLKTLEEPPAHAVFILATTEPHKLPLTIISRCQRFDFKPITAAEIVERMTHVLKDADIEADASALKVIAQAASGGMRDALSMLDQVVSFSGDRVTAEEALLVTGSVGEDIFLQLAEALLTKDAGAALTLLNQLIAEGKDVSRLAEDLITFFRDLLLLRTAPDLTDLLEVISGDERFVALAQAFEPDTLYAYIDILGVTQQEMRFSNHAKVYIESALLKMVQTRGTSNSGTGGAAASPELEQKIAALERIVAELQQQLANGGGPAAQAGEKTPALRKNSSNNARAYKIPTGKVHQVLSAATKQDIQVIREEWARMMQTMQRSHSALLEETEPVAASDSAFVLKFKYEIHCLMASENASLRSGLAEALRQQTGKAYDVVYVPEEGWLKVREDFIRKSGVSKQQSQPEGNSAAGGEPTDASVFDEPPAFLEGAELTQEDPIVSEAEKLFGKEFITVHDE